A single Watersipora subatra chromosome 7, tzWatSuba1.1, whole genome shotgun sequence DNA region contains:
- the LOC137399538 gene encoding alpha-1,3-mannosyl-glycoprotein 2-beta-N-acetylglucosaminyltransferase-like → MALSAGRVLFTFALLSLCLLIINLWLMAGHEQPNPSALTQGSLETKLAGLSEEAIKQATAAHHLELELSQLKAAIKQGRAIKVTLAKPQFNQAISTVAKPAASTEEIVLPILVFACNRPEAIVQALDDLLKYRPSKEKFPLIVTRDCNHEATRLAVDKYKDVIHRHLVQPDSGEIPNLDKKEKKMQGYFKISRHYKWALGQIFDVMKYKAVIVMEDDLNIASDFYEYFAATYPLLKTDPTLYCVSAWNDNGKASQIEDNPELLYRSDFFPGLGWMMLDTLWDEYRDVWPRGFWDDWIRQEDQRHGRSCIRPEISRTHTFGEKGVSLGLFYKTHLKFIVLNEKPVEWTKMDLSYLKKEKYDESYTIAVYNSPIIPLSDLKKAAEEKTLSSVRITYDSKVTFKALAKQLNIMNDFKDGIPRTAYRGILPIVYNGLRVYLTPESEWKKYDPSWT, encoded by the exons GCTGATGGCAGGCCACGAACAACCTAATCCATCTGCTTTA ACTCAAGGATCGTTGGAAACAAAGCTTGCAGGGCTGAGCGAAGAAGCGATTAAGCAGGCTACTGCTGCCCACCATCTTGAACTAGAGTTGTCTCAATTAAAAGCCGCTATTAAACAAGGCAG AGCTATAAAGGTTACACTAGCAAAACCACAGTTTAATCAAGCCATTTCTACAGTTGCAAAGCCTGCAGCTTCTACAGAGGAAATTGTGCTTCCTATCCTTGTTTTTGCATGCAACAGACCTGAGGCCATAGTTCAAGCCCTAGATGACCTGCTCAA ATACAGACCTTCTAAAGAAAAGTTCCCCCTTATAGTCACTCGAGACTGTAATCATGAAGCTACGCGCTTAGCAGTAGATAAATATAAGGATGTTATTCACAGGCATTTAGTG CAACCAGATTCTGGAGAGATTCCTAATTTGGACAAAAAAGAGAAGAAAATGCAGGGTTATTTCAAGATATCTCGCCACTATAAATGGGCTCTTGGACAAATATTTGATGTGATGAAGTACAAAGCTGTAATAGTCATGGAAG ATGACTTAAACATCGCCTCTGACTTCTATGAATACTTTGCTGCCACCTACCCTTTGCTCAAGACTGATCCAACTCTATATTGCGTCTCGGCATGGAATGATAATGGGAAAGCTTCGCAAATAGAAGATAATCCGG AATTACTGTATAGATCTGATTTTTTCCCCGGCCTTGGATGGATGATGTTGGATACCCTTTGGGATGAGTACAGAGACGTTTGGCCTCGCGG GTTCTGGGATGACTGGATCAGGCAGGAGGATCAGCGTCATGGCAGATCTTGTATCAGGCCGGAGATCTCCCGAACTCACACGTTTGGTGAAAAGGGTGTGAGCTT AGGTCTCTTCTATAAAACTCATCTCAAATTCATTGTCTTGAATGAGAAACCAGTGGAATGGACAAAAATGGATCTCTCATATCTAAAAAAG GAAAAGTATGATGAGAGTTATACAATAGCAGTCTACAATTCCCCCATAATTCCCCTCAGTGATCTCAAGAAAGCAGCAGAGGAAAAAACTTTGAGCTCAGTGCGCATAACATACGACTCTAAAGTCACATTTAAAGCACTAGCGAAGCAACTCAATATCATGAATGATTTCAAG GATGGAATTCCACGCACTGCATACAGGGGAATATTACCCATCGTATACAACGGACTTAGGGTCTACCTGACCCCAGAGTCAGAGTGGAAGAAATATGATCCTTCTTGGACGTAA